In a genomic window of Cytobacillus sp. FSL H8-0458:
- the yhaM gene encoding 3'-5' exoribonuclease YhaM — protein MSKGIVYYEVGEQIELFLLIKNATKGIASNGKPFLTLIFQDQSGEIEAKLWDVSDEDAKNYSPETIVKVAGDILNYRGRNQLRIRQIRPASPTDPVKLADFLETAPLSTDEMMSKITQYIFEMKNPNIQRITRHLLKKHQKDFLEYPAATKNHHEFVSGLAYHVVSMLDLAKVISGLYPSLDKDLLYAGVILHDLGKITELSGPISTSYTIEGNLLGHITIMINEIGKAAEELGISGEEIMVLQHLVLSHHGKAEWGSPKPPLIKEAEILHYIDNIDAKMNMLDRALERVKPGEFSERVFALDNRSFYKPSFHK, from the coding sequence ATGTCAAAAGGAATTGTTTATTACGAAGTAGGAGAACAAATCGAGCTTTTTCTGCTCATCAAAAATGCAACTAAGGGTATTGCGAGTAATGGAAAGCCGTTCTTGACCCTTATCTTCCAGGACCAAAGCGGAGAAATTGAAGCAAAGCTTTGGGATGTGTCTGATGAAGATGCCAAAAACTACAGTCCCGAAACCATTGTAAAAGTGGCGGGGGATATTTTAAATTACCGTGGACGCAATCAGTTAAGAATCCGCCAAATACGGCCGGCCTCTCCAACTGATCCGGTGAAGCTGGCAGACTTTCTCGAAACAGCACCCTTAAGTACTGATGAAATGATGAGTAAAATCACTCAATATATATTTGAAATGAAAAATCCGAACATTCAACGGATCACCCGCCATTTACTGAAGAAGCATCAAAAGGACTTTCTTGAATATCCGGCCGCTACCAAGAATCATCATGAATTCGTTTCCGGTCTTGCCTATCATGTTGTTTCCATGCTGGATTTGGCTAAAGTAATTTCCGGTTTGTATCCAAGCCTGGATAAGGACTTATTGTACGCTGGAGTCATCCTGCACGATTTAGGGAAAATTACAGAGTTGTCCGGACCGATTTCAACATCCTACACAATAGAAGGAAACCTTCTAGGGCATATAACCATTATGATAAATGAAATAGGAAAAGCTGCTGAGGAACTTGGAATCAGCGGTGAAGAGATTATGGTCCTTCAGCACCTGGTCTTGTCCCATCACGGCAAAGCAGAATGGGGCAGTCCGAAGCCGCCATTAATCAAGGAAGCAGAAATTCTTCATTATATTGATAATATTGATGCAAAAATGAATATGCTTGATAGAGCTCTTGAAAGGGTAAAACCTGGAGAATTTTCGGAGCGGGTATTTGCTCTGGATAACCGTTCATTCTATAAGCCTAGTTTTCATAAATAA
- a CDS encoding CidA/LrgA family protein, whose protein sequence is MPWLIQILLLAIFLIAGNFAAAFFHIPFPGSVMGMLMLLLLLVTNLIKLEWIEKAASFQIKHMTLLFIPFVIGLFLSPNFIPLLNFHFLLVLILSSFCCLLGTAYSVLLYEKIRRRHQK, encoded by the coding sequence TTGCCCTGGCTGATTCAAATATTGTTACTCGCTATCTTTCTGATTGCAGGGAATTTTGCGGCTGCGTTTTTTCATATTCCGTTTCCTGGAAGTGTCATGGGGATGCTTATGTTATTACTCTTATTGGTAACCAATTTAATTAAATTAGAATGGATAGAGAAAGCAGCATCTTTTCAAATTAAACACATGACCCTGCTGTTTATCCCCTTTGTCATTGGATTATTTTTATCTCCCAATTTTATTCCTCTATTAAATTTTCATTTCCTTTTGGTGCTGATTCTAAGCAGCTTTTGCTGTTTATTGGGCACAGCGTATTCTGTTCTATTGTATGAGAAAATAAGAAGGAGGCACCAAAAATGA
- a CDS encoding LrgB family protein has protein sequence MNSVLFNSIGCILMTLASYIASLQVFRKFKKSWLNPLYTGTALLVILLLLGNIPLSVYQKGSSLFELLLQLSVVSFAVPLYKEWPLMKRHLKKIFSGVFAGTSLGIFSVYIMSQVFHFNQEIMASLIPRSVTLPVALTVSDGLGGTTAFTVFFVLFSGLFSVMMGPNILKWLGINSKAAKGLAMGTSAQMLGASRSLMWGEEEGAMGCIAMTTSAIILSLFIPILLLLL, from the coding sequence ATGAATTCTGTTTTATTCAATAGTATAGGGTGCATCTTGATGACTCTTGCCAGTTATATCGCAAGCCTGCAAGTTTTCAGGAAGTTTAAGAAGAGCTGGCTAAATCCTTTATACACCGGAACTGCGCTCTTAGTTATCCTTCTTCTATTGGGCAACATCCCTCTATCAGTATATCAGAAAGGAAGCAGTCTGTTTGAACTGCTCCTCCAGCTTTCGGTTGTCTCTTTTGCGGTTCCTTTATATAAGGAGTGGCCCTTAATGAAAAGACATCTTAAGAAAATATTCTCAGGAGTCTTTGCCGGGACCTCCTTAGGCATATTTTCGGTTTACATTATGTCACAGGTTTTTCACTTTAATCAGGAGATCATGGCATCTCTTATTCCGCGTTCGGTAACACTCCCTGTAGCCTTAACGGTCTCGGATGGCCTAGGAGGAACCACGGCATTTACTGTTTTCTTTGTGCTATTTTCTGGTCTTTTTTCCGTTATGATGGGACCAAACATATTGAAGTGGCTTGGAATAAATAGTAAAGCTGCCAAAGGATTGGCAATGGGCACTTCAGCACAGATGCTGGGAGCCAGCCGTTCACTCATGTGGGGAGAGGAAGAAGGTGCCATGGGGTGTATAGCCATGACAACTTCTGCAATTATCCTTTCGTTATTTATTCCAATATTGCTGCTTTTGCTGTAA